In Bombus fervidus isolate BK054 chromosome 11, iyBomFerv1, whole genome shotgun sequence, a single genomic region encodes these proteins:
- the LOC139992401 gene encoding solute carrier family 35 member F5 isoform X2 has protein sequence MFTFYLLGLCFWPPWRDQCNKPATYMFIDPNVEDDNFYSEANTSLSDPTFVPIKTPDHCDRSSGTESDDSSIRSVRFSKLAEVRHMSESDATEALLARLSYQASLRAGEHARRQANKFSVQKVAKIALIFCLLWFMANYTYQISLVKTESGVVTVLTSISSLFTLFLAAFFPSNGGDKFTLSKLVAVSISILGLVLVGLSDITVETSRIPTAIILALVSAFFYAAYIVFLKRKVDHEDKMDIPMFFGFVGLFNLTLLWPVFFILHYGHWEEFEWPDTHQWTFLIINGLIGTVLSEVLWLWGCFLTSSLIATLAVSLLMPMSMIADVLLKKVEYPCIFYLGTIPMLLAFLTVSFLSYYDNWDPVMDLIKRIYIWICRKNRSIRIPDLEAEQTESLIGINSGEHEA, from the exons ATGTTCACATTCTATCTGCTTGGTTTATGTTTTTGGCCTCCATGGAGAGATCAATGCAATAAACCAGCAACGTATATG TTTATAGATCCTAACGTGGAAGATGATAATTTCTATTCAGAAGCTAACACAAGTTTG aGTGACCCAAcatttgttccaataaaaacGCCAGATCATTGTGATCGTTCTTCAGGCACAGAAAGCGATGATTCATCAATACGCTCAGTAAGATTTAGTAAATTAGCAGAAGTTCGTCATATGTCAGAAAGTGATGCCACAGAAGCATTATTAGCAAGACTTAGTTATCAAGCAAGCTTGAGGGCTGGAGAACATGCAAGACGACAAGCTAATAAGTTTTCTGTTCAAAAAGTTGCTAAAATTGCacttatattttgtttactt tGGTTTATGGCAAACTATACTTATCAAATATCATTAGTAAAAACTGAATCAGGAGTTGTAACTGTATTGACATCAATTTCTagtttatttactttattccTAGCTGCCTTCTTTCCTAGTAATGGTGGGGATAAGTTTACATTGTCTAAATTAGTTGCTGTCTCTATCAGTATTCTTGGACTA gtTCTAGTTGGTCTTTCAGATATAACTGTAGAAACTAGTAGAATACCTACAGCCATAATATTGGCTCTAGTCAGTGCATTTTTTTATGCGGcttatattgtatttcttaAGAGAAAGGTGGATCATGAAGATAAAATGGATATTCCAATGTTCTTTGGGTTTGTTGGACTTTTTAATTTGACACTTCTATGGCCTGtgttttttattcttcattaTGGCCATTGGGAAGAATTTGAATGGCCAGATACTCATCAATGGacatttctaattattaatgGTTTGATTGGTACAGTTTTAAGTGAGGTGCTTTGGTTGTG GGGCTGCTTTTTAACATCATCCCTCATTGCGACTTTGGCAGTCAGTTTACTCATGCCAATGTCAATGATAGCTGATGTGTTATTAAAAAAGGTCGAGTACCCTTGTATTTTCTATCTAGGAACCATACCAATGCTATTAGCATTTCTGACTGTGTCTTTTCTATCCTATTATGATAATTGGGATCCAGTCAtggatttaataaaaagaatatacatCTGGATTTGTAGAAAAAATAGATCAATAAG aatacCAGATCTTGAAGCAGAGCAAACAGAATCACTCATAGGAATAAATAGCGGCGAACACGAAGCTTAA
- the LOC139992401 gene encoding solute carrier family 35 member F5 isoform X1, translating into MSCSVELRQRRQQGMAEDPHKLAAMMNKSQRLVLGLLVLLLVDIIWVSSTELTKYIYREAAFEKPFFTTYIKTSMFTFYLLGLCFWPPWRDQCNKPATYMFIDPNVEDDNFYSEANTSLSDPTFVPIKTPDHCDRSSGTESDDSSIRSVRFSKLAEVRHMSESDATEALLARLSYQASLRAGEHARRQANKFSVQKVAKIALIFCLLWFMANYTYQISLVKTESGVVTVLTSISSLFTLFLAAFFPSNGGDKFTLSKLVAVSISILGLVLVGLSDITVETSRIPTAIILALVSAFFYAAYIVFLKRKVDHEDKMDIPMFFGFVGLFNLTLLWPVFFILHYGHWEEFEWPDTHQWTFLIINGLIGTVLSEVLWLWGCFLTSSLIATLAVSLLMPMSMIADVLLKKVEYPCIFYLGTIPMLLAFLTVSFLSYYDNWDPVMDLIKRIYIWICRKNRSIRIPDLEAEQTESLIGINSGEHEA; encoded by the exons ATGAGCTGTTCTGTAGAATTACGACAGCGTAGACAGCAGGGGATGGCGGAGGATCCTCATAAACTTGCAGCAATGATGAATAAGTCTCAAAGACTTGTGTTGGGACtattagttttattattagttGATATCATTTGGGTTTCTAGTACTGAACTTACTAAA TATATTTACAGAGAAGCAGCATTTGAAAAGCCATTTTTtactacatatataaaaacatcAATGTTCACATTCTATCTGCTTGGTTTATGTTTTTGGCCTCCATGGAGAGATCAATGCAATAAACCAGCAACGTATATG TTTATAGATCCTAACGTGGAAGATGATAATTTCTATTCAGAAGCTAACACAAGTTTG aGTGACCCAAcatttgttccaataaaaacGCCAGATCATTGTGATCGTTCTTCAGGCACAGAAAGCGATGATTCATCAATACGCTCAGTAAGATTTAGTAAATTAGCAGAAGTTCGTCATATGTCAGAAAGTGATGCCACAGAAGCATTATTAGCAAGACTTAGTTATCAAGCAAGCTTGAGGGCTGGAGAACATGCAAGACGACAAGCTAATAAGTTTTCTGTTCAAAAAGTTGCTAAAATTGCacttatattttgtttactt tGGTTTATGGCAAACTATACTTATCAAATATCATTAGTAAAAACTGAATCAGGAGTTGTAACTGTATTGACATCAATTTCTagtttatttactttattccTAGCTGCCTTCTTTCCTAGTAATGGTGGGGATAAGTTTACATTGTCTAAATTAGTTGCTGTCTCTATCAGTATTCTTGGACTA gtTCTAGTTGGTCTTTCAGATATAACTGTAGAAACTAGTAGAATACCTACAGCCATAATATTGGCTCTAGTCAGTGCATTTTTTTATGCGGcttatattgtatttcttaAGAGAAAGGTGGATCATGAAGATAAAATGGATATTCCAATGTTCTTTGGGTTTGTTGGACTTTTTAATTTGACACTTCTATGGCCTGtgttttttattcttcattaTGGCCATTGGGAAGAATTTGAATGGCCAGATACTCATCAATGGacatttctaattattaatgGTTTGATTGGTACAGTTTTAAGTGAGGTGCTTTGGTTGTG GGGCTGCTTTTTAACATCATCCCTCATTGCGACTTTGGCAGTCAGTTTACTCATGCCAATGTCAATGATAGCTGATGTGTTATTAAAAAAGGTCGAGTACCCTTGTATTTTCTATCTAGGAACCATACCAATGCTATTAGCATTTCTGACTGTGTCTTTTCTATCCTATTATGATAATTGGGATCCAGTCAtggatttaataaaaagaatatacatCTGGATTTGTAGAAAAAATAGATCAATAAG aatacCAGATCTTGAAGCAGAGCAAACAGAATCACTCATAGGAATAAATAGCGGCGAACACGAAGCTTAA